A stretch of Synechococcus sp. MIT S9220 DNA encodes these proteins:
- a CDS encoding protein adenylyltransferase SelO family protein, which yields MPASSSASSSTDTFAAFAEHVDYSLLSQLTPDPEATVNGHDHQVRQVRSGHYVPVTPTPLPAPQYVAHSNELFKELGLSDQLAEDDGFQRLFSGDISVSREPMLPYGWATGYALSIYGTEYDQQCPFGNGNGYGDGRAISIFEGLFQERRWEMQLKGGGPTPYCRGADGRAVLRSSVREFLAQEFMHALGVPTSRSLTLYVSHDENVRRPWYSGNSPSMDPDILVDNPAAITTRVAPSFLRVGQLELFARRTRNNSHPKALSELQMIVEHLIDRNYHAEIEPSLPCNEQVVELARLFRGRLTALVADWIRVGYCQGNFNSDNCAAGGFTLDYGPFGFCELFDPRFQPWTGGGMHFSFFNQPAAAGKNYQTFVSALKPLLQDHPEAMTRLESLEEGFKAAMQEALDSMWQRKLGLADHSPELVGELLQLCVDSAADYTMVFRELSAIPEQVANLKRSFYRPSDHQIDQRWMNWLQQWRHQLERNCDLSETSRSMQLTNPAITWREWLIAPAYEQAAHGDYSLVHELQKVFAKPYESLPLELAARYDQLKPEEFFNAGGISHYSCSS from the coding sequence ATGCCAGCCAGCTCAAGCGCATCCTCCTCAACAGACACATTCGCCGCGTTCGCGGAACACGTCGATTACTCCTTGCTGAGCCAACTCACACCGGATCCCGAAGCCACCGTCAACGGACACGATCACCAGGTGCGTCAGGTGCGATCTGGGCACTACGTGCCGGTTACACCAACACCTCTGCCAGCACCGCAGTACGTGGCACACAGCAACGAGCTGTTCAAAGAGCTGGGACTCAGTGATCAGTTGGCAGAGGATGACGGCTTCCAGCGATTGTTCTCCGGCGACATCAGCGTGAGTCGCGAGCCGATGCTCCCCTATGGATGGGCCACCGGTTATGCCTTGTCGATTTACGGCACTGAATACGATCAGCAATGTCCATTCGGCAATGGCAACGGATACGGCGACGGTCGTGCCATTTCCATCTTCGAGGGTCTCTTCCAGGAACGTCGCTGGGAAATGCAGCTAAAGGGCGGTGGACCAACGCCCTATTGCCGTGGCGCTGACGGTCGTGCCGTGCTGCGCTCCAGCGTGCGCGAATTTCTGGCCCAGGAGTTCATGCATGCCCTGGGGGTTCCCACGTCTCGCTCGCTGACGCTCTACGTCTCCCACGACGAGAACGTGCGTCGACCCTGGTACTCGGGCAACTCGCCATCGATGGACCCCGACATCCTGGTCGACAATCCAGCCGCGATCACCACACGCGTGGCGCCATCATTTCTACGCGTGGGTCAACTCGAGCTGTTTGCCAGACGCACCCGCAACAACAGCCACCCCAAGGCATTGAGTGAGCTGCAGATGATCGTGGAGCACCTCATCGATCGGAATTACCACGCGGAGATCGAGCCATCGTTGCCATGCAACGAACAGGTGGTGGAGTTGGCCAGGCTGTTCCGCGGACGCCTAACGGCATTAGTTGCTGACTGGATCCGTGTGGGGTACTGCCAGGGCAACTTCAACAGTGACAACTGCGCTGCCGGAGGGTTCACCCTTGATTACGGACCCTTCGGATTCTGCGAACTGTTCGACCCACGCTTTCAGCCCTGGACCGGTGGTGGCATGCATTTCAGCTTCTTCAATCAGCCGGCGGCGGCAGGCAAGAACTATCAGACGTTCGTGTCAGCCCTGAAACCGTTACTACAGGATCACCCGGAAGCCATGACTCGCCTCGAGAGCCTTGAGGAGGGGTTTAAAGCCGCGATGCAGGAGGCTCTCGACAGCATGTGGCAACGCAAGCTTGGCCTTGCCGACCACTCCCCAGAACTGGTGGGAGAGCTCCTGCAGTTATGCGTCGACTCAGCCGCGGACTACACGATGGTGTTCCGAGAGCTCTCAGCCATACCTGAACAGGTGGCAAACCTGAAGCGGAGCTTTTATCGACCCAGCGATCACCAGATTGATCAACGCTGGATGAATTGGTTGCAACAGTGGCGACATCAACTGGAACGCAACTGCGACCTGAGCGAGACATCCAGATCCATGCAGCTCACCAATCCCGCCATCACATGGCGTGAATGGCTGATTGCACCGGCTTATGAACAAGCAGCTCATGGTGACTACAGCCTGGTGCATGAGCTGCAGAAAGTCTTCGCCAAACCCTATGAATCCTTGCCTTTGGAATTAGCGGCCCGCTACGACCAACTGAAACCGGAGGAATTCTTCAACGCCGGAGGCATCTCTCACTACAGCTGTTCCTCATGA
- a CDS encoding asparaginase yields MPRLLLLATGGTIAGRASDVTSLNHYSAGVIPAEELLQSLPQLKQLAAIEVEQIANVDSADLTFDHWHRLVARIREALTVDPDLAGVVITHGTNTLEETAWLLQLLIDDPRPVVLVGAMRPATALSADGPLNLFQAMQVAIAPESRGQGVLVVMDGWIHAACEVTKVATQGVGAFESPGVGPLGWVDDAGVHLPPEQPARPVPFSGLQLAETWPQVAILHGCVEPPSALIPALLSAGVRGLVFTGTGAGQLSALERCALEDWPGPLPLMLRANRCGSGPVHGDEQFARLGLLPAGRLSPQKARVLLLLALMAGLDRAQLSNLI; encoded by the coding sequence CTGCCTCGTCTCCTGTTGTTGGCCACCGGTGGCACCATCGCCGGCCGAGCGAGTGACGTGACCTCCCTCAATCACTACTCAGCAGGCGTCATCCCTGCTGAGGAGTTGTTGCAGTCGCTGCCCCAGCTGAAGCAGCTTGCTGCAATTGAGGTGGAGCAGATCGCCAACGTCGACAGTGCTGATCTGACGTTTGATCACTGGCACCGATTGGTGGCGCGCATCCGCGAGGCGTTGACCGTCGATCCTGATCTGGCGGGGGTGGTGATCACCCATGGCACCAACACGCTGGAGGAAACCGCCTGGTTGCTGCAGTTGCTGATCGATGACCCGCGTCCGGTGGTTCTGGTGGGGGCGATGCGGCCTGCAACGGCACTGAGTGCTGATGGTCCGCTCAATCTGTTTCAGGCTATGCAGGTGGCCATAGCGCCGGAGTCCCGTGGGCAGGGGGTGCTTGTGGTGATGGATGGCTGGATCCATGCAGCCTGCGAGGTCACCAAGGTCGCCACTCAGGGGGTTGGTGCCTTTGAAAGCCCTGGTGTCGGCCCCTTGGGTTGGGTGGATGATGCGGGGGTGCACCTGCCTCCAGAGCAGCCAGCACGTCCTGTTCCTTTCTCAGGCCTTCAGCTTGCCGAGACCTGGCCCCAGGTGGCGATCCTGCATGGTTGCGTCGAGCCTCCATCGGCCCTGATTCCTGCCCTGCTTTCGGCCGGCGTCCGGGGTCTGGTGTTCACGGGCACTGGGGCTGGCCAGCTATCGGCGCTTGAACGCTGCGCTCTTGAAGACTGGCCAGGGCCGCTGCCGCTCATGCTGAGGGCTAATCGCTGTGGTTCCGGGCCGGTGCATGGTGATGAGCAATTTGCCCGTCTTGGCCTTTTGCCCGCCGGGCGGCTCAGTCCCCAGAAAGCGCGCGTGCTGTTGTTGCTGGCTCTGATGGCTGGATTGGACAGGGCCCAACTCTCCAACTTGATCTGA
- the argS gene encoding arginine--tRNA ligase, with the protein MLRIANALETQLRGAMQRAFPEAWAEAGEAGLDPQLAPASKPEFGDFQSNGALPLAKPLKQAPRQIATAMVEQLEADTAFSELCLEPQIAGPGFINLTIRPERLAAEVASRLGDERLGVPPAQGAAPVVVDFSSPNIAKEMHVGHLRSTIIGDSLARVLEFRGHPVLRLNHVGDWGTQFGMLITHLKQVAPEALETADAIDLGDLVAFYREAKKRFDDDEAFQITSREEVVKLQGGDSLSLKAWGLLCDQSRREFQKIYDRLDIRLSERGESFYNPFLPAVIDGLKQVDLLVTDDGAECVFLEGVSGKDGKPLPVIVQKSDGGFNYATTDLAAIRYRFAAAPDGDAARRVIYVTDSGQANHFAGVFQVAERAGWIPDGSRLEHVPFGLVQGEDGKKLKTRAGDTVRLRDLLDEAVERAEADLRSRLQDEERSEPEDFINHVASTVGLAAVKYADLSQNRITNYQFSFDRMLALQGNTAPYLLYALVRIAGIARKGGDLDVSTAQLQFSEPQEWALVRELLKFDAVIAEVEEELLPNRLCSYLFELSQVFNRFYDQVPVLKADAASLPSRLALCRLSADTLKTGLGLLGISTLERM; encoded by the coding sequence ATGCTCCGCATCGCCAACGCCCTTGAAACACAGTTGCGCGGTGCGATGCAACGGGCGTTCCCCGAGGCCTGGGCTGAGGCGGGGGAAGCTGGCTTGGACCCTCAGCTGGCGCCAGCGAGCAAGCCCGAATTCGGGGATTTCCAGTCCAACGGTGCTCTGCCACTGGCCAAGCCGCTGAAGCAGGCGCCTCGTCAGATCGCCACGGCCATGGTCGAGCAGCTGGAAGCGGATACGGCGTTCTCCGAGCTGTGCCTGGAGCCGCAGATCGCTGGGCCTGGCTTCATCAACCTCACGATCCGACCCGAGCGCCTGGCTGCGGAAGTGGCCTCCCGCCTGGGCGATGAGCGGCTTGGCGTGCCGCCTGCCCAGGGTGCTGCGCCGGTGGTTGTGGACTTCTCCAGTCCCAACATCGCCAAGGAGATGCATGTGGGGCATCTGCGCTCCACGATCATCGGCGACTCCTTGGCTCGGGTGCTGGAGTTTCGTGGGCACCCGGTGTTGCGGCTGAACCATGTGGGCGACTGGGGCACCCAGTTCGGGATGCTGATCACCCATCTCAAGCAGGTGGCTCCTGAAGCGCTCGAGACCGCCGATGCCATCGACCTCGGTGACCTCGTGGCCTTTTATAGGGAGGCCAAAAAACGCTTTGATGACGACGAGGCGTTTCAGATCACATCCCGCGAGGAAGTGGTGAAGCTGCAGGGAGGGGATTCTCTGTCGCTTAAAGCCTGGGGGCTCCTGTGTGACCAGTCGCGGCGCGAGTTCCAGAAGATCTACGACCGGCTCGACATTCGCCTCAGCGAACGAGGTGAGTCGTTTTACAACCCCTTCCTACCGGCGGTGATCGATGGGCTGAAGCAGGTCGATCTGCTGGTCACTGACGACGGGGCAGAGTGCGTCTTCCTGGAAGGGGTCAGCGGCAAGGACGGCAAGCCGCTGCCGGTGATCGTGCAAAAGAGTGATGGGGGCTTCAATTACGCCACAACCGATCTGGCGGCGATTCGTTATCGGTTCGCTGCAGCTCCCGATGGTGATGCAGCCCGCCGGGTGATCTACGTGACCGATTCCGGTCAGGCCAATCACTTTGCGGGAGTGTTCCAGGTGGCCGAACGGGCTGGCTGGATTCCCGATGGCTCTCGCCTGGAGCATGTGCCCTTTGGGTTGGTGCAGGGAGAAGACGGCAAGAAGCTCAAGACCCGGGCCGGTGACACCGTGCGTCTGCGCGATCTGCTCGATGAGGCGGTGGAGCGCGCTGAAGCTGACCTGCGTTCGCGCCTCCAGGACGAAGAGCGCAGTGAGCCTGAAGACTTCATCAATCATGTGGCCAGCACTGTTGGCCTGGCGGCGGTGAAATATGCCGACCTCAGTCAGAACCGGATCACCAACTACCAGTTCTCGTTTGATCGGATGCTGGCCCTCCAGGGCAATACGGCTCCCTACCTGCTCTATGCACTGGTGCGGATCGCCGGCATCGCCCGCAAGGGTGGTGATCTGGATGTCTCAACGGCTCAGCTGCAGTTCAGTGAGCCTCAGGAGTGGGCTCTGGTGCGTGAACTCCTCAAGTTCGATGCCGTGATTGCCGAGGTGGAGGAGGAGCTACTTCCCAATCGACTCTGCAGCTATCTGTTCGAGCTCAGTCAGGTGTTCAACCGCTTTTATGACCAGGTGCCGGTGCTCAAGGCCGACGCCGCTTCGCTGCCCTCGCGTCTAGCCCTTTGCCGTCTCAGCGCTGATACGCTGAAAACAGGACTCGGTCTGCTGGGAATCTCAACTCTGGAGAGGATGTGA
- the nadC gene encoding carboxylating nicotinate-nucleotide diphosphorylase codes for MNVEQPLTTPRLQAQLQHWLAEDLGRGDLTAPALSGRRAQASWIAKQEGVFCGGSLALQLFRLLDPKLEAECLVPDGAAVQSGDKLLRLDGQATALVGAERTALNLAMRLSGIATATAALVRELQGSGVRLADTRKTTPGLRELEKYAVRMGGGVNHRLGLDDAAMLKENHLAWAGGVEAAIAAVRASAPWPARVIVEAETEQEASNAVIAGADAVLLDEFTPEQLISLVPRLRQLAVERAGSGAVVLEASGIQPGDLRAYAATGIDLISTSAPVTRSCWLDLSMRFAPAGG; via the coding sequence ATGAACGTTGAGCAGCCTTTAACGACACCCCGGCTTCAGGCGCAACTTCAGCACTGGCTGGCAGAGGATCTTGGCCGCGGCGATCTCACCGCACCGGCCCTGAGCGGACGGCGGGCTCAGGCGAGCTGGATCGCGAAGCAGGAGGGTGTTTTCTGCGGTGGCAGCCTTGCTCTACAGCTGTTTCGCCTGTTGGATCCCAAGCTCGAGGCCGAGTGCCTGGTGCCCGATGGTGCTGCGGTGCAGTCCGGTGACAAGCTGCTCCGACTCGACGGTCAGGCCACTGCCTTGGTTGGGGCTGAACGGACGGCGCTGAATCTGGCGATGCGTCTTTCTGGCATCGCCACGGCCACAGCGGCCCTGGTGAGAGAACTGCAGGGAAGCGGTGTGCGCCTTGCCGACACGCGCAAGACGACACCAGGCCTGCGCGAACTTGAGAAGTACGCCGTGCGCATGGGTGGGGGTGTCAATCATCGACTGGGCCTGGATGACGCCGCCATGCTCAAGGAAAACCATCTGGCCTGGGCGGGCGGCGTTGAAGCGGCGATTGCCGCTGTGCGGGCCTCAGCTCCATGGCCGGCGCGGGTGATTGTGGAAGCGGAAACGGAGCAGGAAGCTTCGAATGCCGTAATTGCCGGAGCCGATGCTGTGCTGCTGGATGAGTTCACGCCTGAGCAGCTGATCAGCTTGGTGCCCAGGTTGCGCCAGCTGGCGGTGGAGCGGGCTGGCTCCGGGGCTGTGGTCCTCGAAGCCTCCGGGATTCAACCCGGTGATCTGCGTGCCTATGCCGCCACAGGCATCGATCTGATTTCCACCAGTGCTCCGGTCACGCGCAGCTGCTGGCTGGATCTGAGTATGCGTTTCGCACCTGCCGGGGGATGA
- the mnmE gene encoding tRNA uridine-5-carboxymethylaminomethyl(34) synthesis GTPase MnmE, with product MHEINLERQTIAAVATAVAPGQGGIAVIRLSGPDAQRAVSEITCFPGAQLWESHRVLYGHVMAADGVERLDEVLVLLMLAPRSFTAEDVVEIHCHGGVMAVQRVMARVLEQPGIRRALPGEFSQRAVLNGRLDLTRAEAIGDLVAARSQRAAQLAMAGVDGGIQRRIQLLRERLLDQLSELEARVDFEEDLPALDGPALLKALQSVRDELLQLVADGERSIALRQGLRVALVGRPNVGKSSLLNRLSRRERAIVTDLPGTTRDLLESEIVLEGVPITLLDTAGIRSTNDAVELLGIARSHDALASADLVVLLFDLVDGWTAEDQLLREQIPVDVPHLLVGNKADLSDLAAPADVHLSAVTGVGEAQLVQALLERCGALSDGSLLLALNQRQADLARMAAAALDRSEQVAADGLPWDFWTIDLREAIHSLGEITGEELTESVLDRIFSRFCIGK from the coding sequence ATGCATGAGATCAACCTGGAGAGGCAAACGATTGCTGCCGTGGCTACAGCAGTGGCGCCCGGCCAGGGCGGCATCGCGGTGATTCGCCTGTCAGGACCTGATGCTCAACGGGCGGTGAGCGAGATCACTTGCTTCCCTGGTGCACAGCTGTGGGAGAGCCATCGGGTGCTTTACGGCCACGTAATGGCAGCCGATGGAGTGGAGCGACTCGATGAGGTGCTGGTGCTGTTGATGCTGGCCCCGCGCAGTTTCACCGCTGAAGACGTGGTGGAAATCCACTGCCATGGCGGCGTGATGGCAGTGCAGCGGGTGATGGCCCGTGTGCTCGAGCAGCCAGGGATTCGCCGTGCATTGCCCGGTGAATTCAGTCAGAGAGCCGTCCTGAACGGGCGCCTCGATCTCACGCGCGCTGAGGCGATCGGTGATCTGGTGGCTGCCCGCAGTCAGCGTGCTGCGCAGTTGGCCATGGCGGGGGTGGATGGCGGCATTCAGCGCCGGATCCAGCTGTTGCGCGAACGACTGTTGGATCAGCTCAGTGAGCTGGAGGCCCGCGTTGATTTTGAAGAGGATCTGCCAGCTCTCGATGGCCCGGCCTTGCTGAAAGCTTTGCAATCGGTGCGTGACGAGCTGCTGCAACTTGTGGCGGATGGGGAGCGCAGTATCGCCCTGCGTCAGGGGCTGCGTGTGGCGCTCGTCGGCAGGCCTAACGTTGGCAAGAGTTCACTTCTGAATCGGCTGAGTCGGCGGGAGCGAGCCATCGTGACCGATCTGCCTGGAACCACAAGAGACCTGCTGGAAAGCGAAATCGTGCTGGAGGGCGTTCCGATCACGCTGCTCGATACCGCCGGCATCCGCAGCACCAACGATGCCGTTGAGCTGCTCGGCATTGCCCGCAGCCACGACGCTTTGGCCAGTGCCGACCTGGTCGTGCTTTTGTTTGATCTCGTTGACGGCTGGACCGCTGAGGATCAGCTGCTGCGAGAGCAGATCCCAGTTGATGTGCCCCATCTGCTGGTGGGAAACAAGGCTGATCTCAGTGATCTTGCGGCTCCGGCCGATGTGCATCTTTCTGCGGTGACAGGTGTTGGCGAAGCGCAGCTGGTGCAGGCTCTTCTGGAGCGTTGCGGCGCACTCAGCGACGGCTCCCTGCTGCTGGCGCTCAACCAACGACAGGCTGATTTGGCACGGATGGCGGCCGCTGCTCTTGATCGCAGTGAGCAGGTTGCCGCTGATGGACTGCCCTGGGATTTCTGGACGATTGACCTGCGTGAGGCCATTCACAGCCTTGGCGAGATCACAGGAGAAGAGCTCACAGAATCAGTTCTGGATCGTATTTTTTCCCGCTTTTGCATTGGCAAATGA
- a CDS encoding DUF2062 domain-containing protein: MGRMLRKAHRRLQRSLQWIWQQEGTPGQRARGLAAGIFCGCFPIFGLQTLVGIALASVVRGNHLLAAAGTWISNPFTYLPLYWFNYQIGALMLGPGRAWPGFDALQQDGFSQLGWSVISRLLLGSSITGAICAALGWWLSLRWLHQQERKR; this comes from the coding sequence ATGGGCCGGATGCTGAGAAAGGCACATCGACGCCTGCAGCGAAGTCTGCAATGGATCTGGCAACAGGAAGGCACTCCAGGACAGCGCGCCCGTGGACTCGCAGCCGGCATCTTCTGCGGCTGCTTTCCGATTTTTGGCTTGCAGACACTGGTGGGAATCGCCCTGGCCAGTGTGGTGCGCGGGAACCATCTGCTGGCAGCCGCTGGCACCTGGATCAGCAATCCCTTCACCTATCTGCCGCTTTACTGGTTCAACTACCAGATCGGGGCTCTAATGCTCGGCCCGGGTCGCGCATGGCCAGGCTTCGACGCCCTTCAGCAGGATGGCTTCAGCCAATTGGGTTGGAGTGTGATCAGCCGTTTGCTGCTGGGCTCCAGCATCACAGGGGCCATCTGCGCGGCGCTGGGCTGGTGGCTCAGCCTGCGTTGGCTTCACCAGCAAGAGCGCAAACGCTGA
- a CDS encoding class I SAM-dependent methyltransferase, with amino-acid sequence MAMQSDSSAGSYDFAALGEESGELERLQLQARRSAELELQLLRRMGLKDGLDVLDLACGPGVITRLIAESHPSSRVTAMDLNEALLEQAKSEAVAVGLNTIHFVRGDVYQPPLPEASFDFIYARLLFQHLDQPSKALDQVRRLLKPGGCLCIMDIDDDWLTLVPEPEGFRAFTQAAARAQAKQGGNRRIGRELGRLMQQSGFVNVHLNVETITSRQLGMRAFLDITLGFKRLLLQGDELEAALRTLANADALIDAPDAWALVGVFLATGEVSSE; translated from the coding sequence ATGGCTATGCAGTCCGATTCCTCCGCAGGCTCCTATGACTTCGCTGCTCTGGGAGAAGAGAGTGGAGAGCTGGAGCGCCTGCAGTTGCAGGCTCGACGATCTGCTGAGCTTGAACTTCAGCTGCTTCGGCGCATGGGTCTGAAAGACGGTCTTGATGTACTTGATCTTGCCTGTGGTCCTGGCGTGATCACGCGTTTGATCGCTGAGAGTCATCCATCCAGTCGTGTCACCGCGATGGATCTCAATGAGGCACTGCTGGAGCAGGCGAAGTCTGAAGCAGTTGCCGTCGGCCTGAACACCATCCACTTCGTGCGGGGTGATGTCTATCAACCTCCACTGCCAGAGGCCAGTTTTGATTTCATCTACGCAAGGCTTCTTTTTCAACATCTTGACCAACCGAGTAAGGCACTCGATCAGGTGCGGAGATTGCTGAAACCCGGAGGTTGTCTTTGCATCATGGATATCGATGACGACTGGCTCACTCTGGTCCCGGAGCCTGAAGGGTTTCGTGCTTTCACCCAGGCTGCGGCACGAGCCCAGGCCAAGCAGGGTGGAAACCGACGCATCGGCCGTGAACTTGGAAGGCTGATGCAGCAGTCGGGCTTCGTCAATGTTCACCTGAATGTCGAGACGATCACCTCGCGTCAGTTGGGGATGAGGGCATTTCTTGACATCACTCTCGGTTTCAAGCGACTTCTGCTTCAAGGTGATGAGCTCGAGGCTGCGTTGAGAACGCTTGCGAATGCGGATGCCCTCATTGATGCCCCCGATGCCTGGGCATTGGTTGGAGTCTTTCTGGCAACTGGTGAAGTCAGTTCTGAATGA
- a CDS encoding cyclic nucleotide-binding domain-containing protein: MHEPVSEDLSAMTDLGKVHVVLAQSQEEREEIFSLRYEIYVEEMGKSPPDADHRRRWIRDSLDIAARLYGLRDPEGKLVGTLRLNLLGDLDDPDSQLRVMARALMPLLEHVSWKSMSYTSRLMVQAACRGGTALGLLFNRCYGDAIQAGIRLDLCHANPGLVEFYEQLGYRRFCSGVDWPGIGYQVPMLLALNDGSHLKISRSPLMRHPHARVAEDRWGDGAFFSRLCATYQGLNHRLVEPDQFWDEVGAALCDQNNGIPLFQGMQDDQVRALLKTGTVLSCQAGDRLVRQGDPQQDLFVVLEGVAEVWRQKDNGERLSLALLRTGSVFGEMGFLGRQRRSADVVAVTSLRVLVLTQNFLRRAIRSHPEAAALMLRNLSMVLSERLSTTTDRLWQLSQSP, encoded by the coding sequence TTGCACGAACCGGTCAGTGAAGACCTCAGTGCAATGACGGACCTTGGCAAGGTTCATGTCGTGCTGGCGCAGTCTCAGGAGGAGCGGGAAGAGATCTTTTCCTTGCGATATGAAATTTATGTGGAGGAGATGGGAAAGTCTCCTCCAGATGCGGATCATCGTCGTCGCTGGATTCGTGACTCCCTCGACATAGCGGCTCGGTTGTATGGCCTTCGTGATCCTGAGGGCAAATTGGTCGGCACGCTGCGCCTGAATCTGCTTGGTGATCTCGATGACCCCGACAGTCAGCTCCGAGTGATGGCAAGGGCTTTGATGCCCTTGTTAGAGCATGTCTCTTGGAAGTCGATGTCCTACACCTCGAGATTGATGGTTCAGGCGGCGTGCCGAGGTGGCACGGCGCTTGGACTGCTGTTCAACCGCTGTTACGGAGATGCCATCCAGGCTGGAATCCGTCTGGATCTCTGCCACGCCAATCCAGGCTTGGTGGAGTTCTATGAGCAACTGGGATACCGGCGTTTCTGCTCCGGGGTTGACTGGCCAGGGATTGGCTATCAGGTGCCGATGTTGCTGGCTCTCAACGATGGCTCACATCTGAAGATCAGTCGCTCTCCTCTGATGCGTCATCCCCATGCTCGAGTCGCTGAGGATCGCTGGGGTGATGGAGCCTTCTTCTCCAGGCTGTGCGCGACGTATCAGGGGTTGAATCACCGGTTGGTGGAGCCGGATCAATTTTGGGATGAGGTGGGTGCCGCTCTCTGCGATCAGAACAATGGGATTCCTCTTTTCCAGGGGATGCAGGACGATCAGGTGAGAGCACTGCTGAAAACAGGCACTGTTTTGTCATGCCAGGCAGGTGATCGTTTGGTGAGGCAGGGAGATCCCCAGCAGGATTTATTCGTTGTTCTGGAGGGGGTCGCTGAGGTTTGGCGTCAGAAGGACAACGGTGAGCGCCTTTCACTTGCCCTGCTTCGGACCGGTTCGGTTTTCGGAGAGATGGGCTTTCTCGGCCGTCAGCGCCGCAGTGCCGATGTCGTGGCAGTCACTTCCCTGCGCGTCCTGGTGCTGACTCAGAACTTTCTTCGTCGTGCCATCCGATCCCATCCCGAGGCGGCAGCGCTGATGCTGCGTAATTTGTCGATGGTGCTTTCAGAGCGTCTGTCGACAACCACAGATCGTTTGTGGCAGCTCAGTCAATCCCCTTGA